Proteins co-encoded in one Tachysurus fulvidraco isolate hzauxx_2018 chromosome 17, HZAU_PFXX_2.0, whole genome shotgun sequence genomic window:
- the LOC113635718 gene encoding probable RNA-binding protein EIF1AD — protein MHKATIRKHVVRKFLENYITPNEKQQIMKISGTNGNNLHKAVTESGESFLLSMPKKFRKIFWIKRGDFVIVDPIEEGDKVKGEISFILYTDHIHYLRKLGIWPKEFEAGGVGGQLQEEAQKDECKTKEQDEEENDCDNSESDNELDLFVNTNRATVWYSESDEDSDKDDDDKD, from the exons ATGCACAAGGCAACCATACGCAAGCATGTTGTCAGGAAATTTCTAGAGAACTACATCACACCTAATGAGAAACAGCAGATTATGAAG ATTTCGGGAACCAATGGCAATAACCTCCACAAGGCTGTGACAGAAAGTGGTGAGAGTTTTCTGCTCAGCATGCCCAAAAAGTTCCGCAAGATCTTCTGGATCAAAAGAG GTGATTTTGTGATTGTTGATCCTATTGAAGAAGGTGACAAGGTGAAAGGAGAGATTAGCTTCATTCTGTACACGGACCATATACACTATTTGAGGAAACTTGGCATCTg GCCTAAAGAATTTGAGGCAGGAGGAGTAGGAGGGCAGCTGCAGGAAGAAGCACAGAAAGATGAGTGTAAAACCAAAGAGCAAGATGAGGAAGAGAATGACTGTGACAACAGTGAATCTGACAATGAACTGGACCTTTTTGTTAACACAAACCGAGCCACTGTGTGGTACAGTGAAAGTGATGAAGACTCAGATAAAGATGACGATGATAAagattaa